In Phyllopteryx taeniolatus isolate TA_2022b chromosome 8, UOR_Ptae_1.2, whole genome shotgun sequence, one genomic interval encodes:
- the mrpl28 gene encoding 39S ribosomal protein L28, mitochondrial, which translates to MPLHKYAPKIWDVLKLKEGIYSRLPKHYLKSLEQKEPTPVHWRALGVQYRRNPKTGQKERVQDVAIPVYYPPESQNGLWGGEGWVSGYRYANNDKMSTRLPKTWRPQLLKRELYSEILDHKFTITVTPRTLDLIDAAFGFDFYILKMPKEDLNSKLGMDLKRAMLLRLARRDTQLYPEDRAKRDEVYNKYKRFEIPEEEAEWVGLTLEEAVEKQRQLEHTEPEPLFKVCAEKLIEELHIRKLSEPHLIESK; encoded by the exons ATGCCTCTCCATAAATACGCTCCTAAAATCTGGGATGTCCTCAAACTGAAAGAGGGCATCTACTCCCGCCTCCCCAAGCATTACCTGAAGTCCCTGGAGCAGAAGGAGCCCACGCCAGTCCACTGGAGGGCCCTGGGGGTCCAGTACCGACGCAACCCCAAGACGGGGCAGAAGGAACGAGTGCAGGACGTCGCGATCCCCGTCTACTACCCTCCCGAGTCGCAGAACGGCCTTTGGGGGGGAGAGGGTTGGGTATCGGGCTACAGATACGCCAACAACGATAAA ATGTCCACACGTCTGCCGAAGACGTGGAGACCGCAGCTGTTGAAGAGAGAACTTTACAGCGAGATCCTGGACCACAAGTTCACCATCACGGTCACGCCTCGCACCCTGGACCTCATCGACGCCGCCTTTGGCTTTGACTTCTACATCCTCAAA ATGCCAAAAGAAGATCTGAACTCCAAACTGGGGATGGACCTGAAGCGGGCCATGTTACTGCGCCTGGCTCGTAGAGACACTCAGCTGTATCCAGAGGACCGCGCGAAGAGAGACGAGGTGTACAACAAATACAAG CGCTTTGAGATCCCCGAAGAGGAGGCCGAGTGGGTGGGTCTGACTCTGGAAGAAGCCGTGGAGAAGCAGAGGCAGCTGGAGCACACG gagcCCGAGCCGCTGTTCAAGGTGTGTGCAGAAAAGCTGATAGAGGAGCTGCACATCCGAAAGCTGTCTGAGCCTCATCTCATTGAGAGCAAATGA
- the LOC133482704 gene encoding proton-coupled zinc antiporter SLC30A1 isoform X1, protein MCLGADMMKVSHGCQLGIATLVLLLELITGQLCRSFVLLVDGFHTLFVLSHMAPPHPQSAESPSGSSDPARPLACGASHPDDRSRPVGVFISALLLFSLCVSCLLEMISSSVEMHAVARPWLLVAVGVVSVLYKVVVLGMTRRRWEAGAGVQAGGEPECFIEINHKAVSQGGSGGLGEAERGPREASRAQRGMTAHSLHNGGLVFCNPATSAGGGVDAQESLEELQSRKEDAHVNRKSLTLCPPSVTMVVQGLSTSVLLLVTGLVLLLVDPYYRHSPGPCSLLVYLDPSLAILAVIILVARAVPQMHRYGLLLMQATPPHVSLADVRERIGSVPGVEEVHELHIWELSDSLVVASVHVLCHAAFPIHRCTDLMSGITKVLQSVGASCCTVQPEFAPSSALPKSPACTSAVPTCRLACTKLCDAHVCCHKIVMLS, encoded by the exons ATGTGTTTGGGTGCAGACATGATGAAGGTCTCACATGGGTGCCAACTGGGCATCGCCACCCTGGTGCTGCTGCTGGAACTGATCACGGGTCAGCTGTGCAGGTCTTTCGTCTTGTTGGTGGACGGCTTCCacacgctctttgtcctcagtcACATGGCTCCCCCTCACCCTCAAAGCGCAGAGAGTCCCTCGGGTTCGAGCGACCCCGCCAGGCCCCTGGCGTGCGGGGCGTCCCACCCTGACGACAGGAGTCGGCCGGTGGGGGTTTTCATCTCGGCCCTCCTGCTCTTCTCTCTGTGTGTCTCGTGCTTGTTGGAAATGATCAGCTCGTCTGTGGAGATGCATGCGGTGGCGCGGCCCTGGCTGCTGGTGGCGGTGGGCGTGGTCAGCGTGCTCTACAAGGTCGTGGTGCTCGGGATGACCCGGAGGCGGTGGGAGGCCGGGGCGGGGGTCCAGGCTGGAGGGGAGCCAGAGTGTTTCATTGAAATCAACCACAAAG CCGTGTCTCAGGGGGGCTCCGGAGGTTTGGGCGAGGCCGAGCGAGGCCCGCGTGAAGCCAGCAGAGCTCAGCGCGGGATGACGGCGCACTCCCTCCACAACGGGGGTCTCGTCTTCTGCAACCCGGCGACCTCGGCAGGAGGAGGCGTGGATGCGCAGGAGTCGCTGGAGGAGCTCCAGTCGCGCAAAGAAGATGCTCACGTCAACAGGAAGTCTCTGACACTGTGTCCCCCTTCTGTGACAATGGTGGTGCAGGGGCTGTCCACATCAGTTCTGCTCCTGGTCACCGGTctggtgctgctgctggtggACCCTTATTACCGGCATTCCCCGGGACCCTGCAGCCTCCTGGTGTACCTGGATCCGAGCTTGGCCATCTTGGCTGTCATCATCCTGGTGGCCCGAGCTGTTCCGCAG ATGCACAGGTACGGGCTGCTGCTGATGCAGGCCACGCCGCCTCACGTGAGCCTGGCGGACGTCAGGGAAAGGATCGGGAGCGTGCCCGGAGTGGAGGAGGTGCACGAGCTCCACATCTGGGAGTTGTCCGATTCCCTCGTGGTGGCCTCGGTCCACGTGCTCTGTCACGCTGCCTTTCCCATACACAG GTGTACTGATCTGATGTCGGGGATCACCAAGGTGCTGCAGAGTGTCGGGGCGAGCTGCTGCACAGTGCAGCCTGAGTTTGCCCCCTCTTCTGCCCTCCCCAAGAGTCCAGCGTGTACATCTGCAGTGCCCACCTGCAGATTGGCCTGTACGAAGCTCTGTGATGCCCACGTGTGCTGTCACAAAATTGTGATGCTTTCGTAA
- the LOC133482704 gene encoding proton-coupled zinc antiporter SLC30A1 isoform X2, which yields MMKVSHGCQLGIATLVLLLELITGQLCRSFVLLVDGFHTLFVLSHMAPPHPQSAESPSGSSDPARPLACGASHPDDRSRPVGVFISALLLFSLCVSCLLEMISSSVEMHAVARPWLLVAVGVVSVLYKVVVLGMTRRRWEAGAGVQAGGEPECFIEINHKAVSQGGSGGLGEAERGPREASRAQRGMTAHSLHNGGLVFCNPATSAGGGVDAQESLEELQSRKEDAHVNRKSLTLCPPSVTMVVQGLSTSVLLLVTGLVLLLVDPYYRHSPGPCSLLVYLDPSLAILAVIILVARAVPQMHRYGLLLMQATPPHVSLADVRERIGSVPGVEEVHELHIWELSDSLVVASVHVLCHAAFPIHRCTDLMSGITKVLQSVGASCCTVQPEFAPSSALPKSPACTSAVPTCRLACTKLCDAHVCCHKIVMLS from the exons ATGATGAAGGTCTCACATGGGTGCCAACTGGGCATCGCCACCCTGGTGCTGCTGCTGGAACTGATCACGGGTCAGCTGTGCAGGTCTTTCGTCTTGTTGGTGGACGGCTTCCacacgctctttgtcctcagtcACATGGCTCCCCCTCACCCTCAAAGCGCAGAGAGTCCCTCGGGTTCGAGCGACCCCGCCAGGCCCCTGGCGTGCGGGGCGTCCCACCCTGACGACAGGAGTCGGCCGGTGGGGGTTTTCATCTCGGCCCTCCTGCTCTTCTCTCTGTGTGTCTCGTGCTTGTTGGAAATGATCAGCTCGTCTGTGGAGATGCATGCGGTGGCGCGGCCCTGGCTGCTGGTGGCGGTGGGCGTGGTCAGCGTGCTCTACAAGGTCGTGGTGCTCGGGATGACCCGGAGGCGGTGGGAGGCCGGGGCGGGGGTCCAGGCTGGAGGGGAGCCAGAGTGTTTCATTGAAATCAACCACAAAG CCGTGTCTCAGGGGGGCTCCGGAGGTTTGGGCGAGGCCGAGCGAGGCCCGCGTGAAGCCAGCAGAGCTCAGCGCGGGATGACGGCGCACTCCCTCCACAACGGGGGTCTCGTCTTCTGCAACCCGGCGACCTCGGCAGGAGGAGGCGTGGATGCGCAGGAGTCGCTGGAGGAGCTCCAGTCGCGCAAAGAAGATGCTCACGTCAACAGGAAGTCTCTGACACTGTGTCCCCCTTCTGTGACAATGGTGGTGCAGGGGCTGTCCACATCAGTTCTGCTCCTGGTCACCGGTctggtgctgctgctggtggACCCTTATTACCGGCATTCCCCGGGACCCTGCAGCCTCCTGGTGTACCTGGATCCGAGCTTGGCCATCTTGGCTGTCATCATCCTGGTGGCCCGAGCTGTTCCGCAG ATGCACAGGTACGGGCTGCTGCTGATGCAGGCCACGCCGCCTCACGTGAGCCTGGCGGACGTCAGGGAAAGGATCGGGAGCGTGCCCGGAGTGGAGGAGGTGCACGAGCTCCACATCTGGGAGTTGTCCGATTCCCTCGTGGTGGCCTCGGTCCACGTGCTCTGTCACGCTGCCTTTCCCATACACAG GTGTACTGATCTGATGTCGGGGATCACCAAGGTGCTGCAGAGTGTCGGGGCGAGCTGCTGCACAGTGCAGCCTGAGTTTGCCCCCTCTTCTGCCCTCCCCAAGAGTCCAGCGTGTACATCTGCAGTGCCCACCTGCAGATTGGCCTGTACGAAGCTCTGTGATGCCCACGTGTGCTGTCACAAAATTGTGATGCTTTCGTAA